The genomic DNA CACGAAGCCCATGGCGCAGGCGATCACGGCGTCGCGGCCGCGTCGAGCGAAGCGGGTCCAGTTCGCGGCCTGTGTCCCGGCGGAGGCGAAGGTGCCCACCACCGTGGTAACCGCTGCGGCCCAGCTCATCGTGGTGGTCGGGGCGATGTCGAACAGCCCACTCACCCCACCCACCTCGGCGAGGGCTTTGCCCGTGATCCAGAAGGCGAGGATGAGGATCAGGGGCGTGGAGATGAGGGAGACCCAGTACATGCCTTCGTAGCCGTACAGGGCCGTGAGCATCATGAGGATCGAGACGGCGATCATCACGAGCGCCGGAGCCCACGTGCTCTCCCACCCGAAGGCGAGGGCGGTCATCTGGCCGATCGAGCCGACGGCCACCCCGTACCAGCCAATTTGCGTGCCGCCCAACAGCAGCGAGACGACCTTCGACCCGGCGGTGCCGAAGGTGTACCGGGACATGACCACGGTGGTCAGGCCGGTGCGGGCGCCGAGGAAGCCGATTGCGGCGACATAGGCGCCGAGCACCACGGATCCCACCGCGAGCACTGCCAGGAACTCGGAGAATCGGAACGCTGCGCCGATGCTCGCACCGGCCATGAGCGTCGGCGCAAAGACGGTGAAGCCTATGAGGACCACGCTGATCGACACCACGCCGCGGCGTGCGGAGCGGGGGACCGGCGTGACCGGGTAGTCGGGGTCGACGGGCGGCTCGTCCGCGCCATCGCGCACGTCGGCGGCGGTCACCGCTGTTGGCTCTTGGCCTGGCCGCCCAGCTCCGCGGCCTCCACACCGATGTCCTCGCTCCAGATCTCGGGTCGCTCGGCGATCATCCGCTCCATCAGGGCGATGCACTCCGGATCGTCCAGCACGTCGACCGTGACGCCGCGCTCGCGCAGCAGAGACTCGGCCATCTCGAAGGTGCGGTTCTCGCCCACCACGATCCGCGGGATCTCGTAGAGCAGCGCGGTGCCGGAGCACATGATGCACGGCGACAGGGTCGTGTAGAGCACGGACTCGCGGTACACGCTTGCACGCAGCCGGCCAGCCTTCTCGATTGTGTCGGTCTCCCCGTGGAAGATCGCGGAGTCCTTCTGCACGCGCTGGTTGTGTCCGGCGGCGAGCACCTCCCCGTCGTGGACCAGCACCGCTCCGATCGGTACGCCGCCCTCGTCCCAGCTCTTGCGGGCCTGCTCGATGGCGAGGGAAAGGAACCGGCGGTCATCGTCAGCGGTGGGGGTCCAGGTCATGAGGTGCGTGCTCCTGCGGTCGACGGGACGGTCGCCCGGCATCGTAGAACTGATGGAGGCCCCGCTGCGCCCCCGGGCACGGTGGCGAGACCGCACCGATACCTGTCCGAATCCTCGCCGTGAGCCGCTGAGGGATGACGATGGAGCCGGCGACCTCGATCGCCGCTGGAGTGTCCCCAGGTGCTGTCGCGGGCACTGCCCGACCCGGTTCTGGGACACTGGCCCTGTATACCGCCCGCCGCTGGGCGGCCAGCCGAGAACGCGAGGTCGATGATGTCCATCCAGCACCGCACACCCTCCCGCCTGGGCCGCCCGCTGTCCGTGATCGGGCAGGGCTGCTGGCAGATCGGCGCCGACTGGGGTGAGGTCTCCGATGATTCCGCGAACGCGGTGCTGGACGCCGCCCTCGACGCGGGCGTGAACTTCTTCGACACCGCCGACGTCTACGGTGACGGCCGCAGCGAACGTCTGGTGGGAGCGATGCGTGAGCGTGCCGGATCGTTGTCGGCCCCTCTGTTCCTGGCCACCAAGGCCTCTCGCCGGGCGGACCCTTTCGCCCCGGAGTCCTTCACCGAGAAGAACCTGCGCAGCTGGGTGGAGCGCTCGCGCCAGAACCTCGCCTCCGACACCCTCGACCTCGTCCAGCTCCACTGCCCGCCGCCCGCGGTCTATCGCGACGACCGGGTGTTCGATGTGCTCGACACCCTGGTCGACGAGCAGAAAATCGCCGCCTGGGGCGTGAGCGTGGAGACCTGCGAGGAGGCTCTGATCAGCCTCGAGCGCGAGCACCTCGCCTCGCTCCAGATCATCCTGAACCCCTTCCGGCTCAAGCCGCTCGAGGCCGTCGTGCCGCAGGCCTGTGAGAAGGGCGTGGCAGTGATCGCCCGCGTCCCGCTCGCCTCCGGTCTGCTCACCGGGAAGTTCTCACCGCAGACCACCTTCGCCGCGGACGATCACCGCACCTTCAACCGCCGCGGCGAAGCCTTCGACCAGGGCGAGACGTTCTCCGGCGTCGAGTACGGGACGGGTCTCGAGGCGGTTGCCCGTCTCGAGCACGCCCTACGGTGGGAGATGCCGCTGCCGGAGGCATCGCTGCGCTGGATCCTCGCCCAGGACGGAGTGACCGCGGCGATCCCCGGAGCCAGCAGCGGCGAACAGGCCCGGCGCAATGCGGCCGCGGGCAGCGCGCCGACCGACGCGCAGCAGGAGATCCTCGCCCGCTTCGACGAGGCCGTGCGCGAGACCTACGACGAGCTGCTGCGGGAGTCGATCCACTCGCGCTGGTGAGGGGCGGGGGTCGTCGGGTCCCGCGATCCTTGCGCTTCCCCGATCGCTGCGTGTGAGCAGGTCACTCCGAGGTCGAGGTGTAGTCCTGGGTCTCCGTCCCCACCGCGTCGGTGGTGTCGTCGGCAGTGACGTCGTGGCTGGTGTCGCCCCTTAGCTGCGCGCCGCCGACCGGGTCGTTGATCCAAGTGCTCAGTTCCCAGCCGCGGTCGGGATGCCCGGTCAGCACCACCATGCCCGTGTTGTACAGCGGCTGGTCATCGAGGGTCTCCAGGGGGAGACCGGCGGCGATCGTGGCGTAGATGCGGATCGCGGCGCCGTGGCTGACCACGGCGACCGTGGCGTCCTCCGGGTGCTCCGCGGCGATCGCGCGCAGCGCCGACGAGTAGCGGCCGAAGAAGGTGTGCCCGTCCTCGCCGCTCGGGATCGCATGGTCGAAGTCGCTGTCACCCCAGCGCACGAGGTTCTCCTGGTAGGCGGCGACCGATTCGTGAGCGCGGCCCATCTCGTGGTCCCCGGCTGAGATCTCTTCGAGACCCTCGGTGACCTGGGCGGTGAGCCCCCGCTCGGCCGCCAGGGGAGCGGCGGTCTGCTGGGTGCGCACGAGCGCGGAGACGTGCAGCGCGGCGATCCGCTCGGCGGCCAGCACCTCGGGCACCGCCCGGGCCTGCTCCCTGCCCAGCTCGGTCAGCCCTGCGCCCGGCCGCGCGGTGTCCAGCGCACCGAGGACGTTGTTCGGGGTCTGGCCGTGACGGATCAGGAGGAGTCGCATGGCCAGGACCATAGGCCATGAGGATCGGCACGCGCCGGGAACCGGCCGCGACGGGGGAGTCACTCGCCGGGAACCGGCCCGACGCCGACCTCGCCGGGAGCCGGTGGCCGCAGGTACCGTCCCGCCGGGAGCAGGCCCCCCAGATATCGCGCGGGCCGCGGCGCCGAAGGTCCCGCAGACCGGGTGCCCCGCGCGGCGTAGCCTGGGCGCACCTCACCTCCGCGGAAGGAGCGCCCATGCGTCGCAGCATCCTCAACGATCCGGACGAGCTGATCCCGCAGGCCCTCGAGGGCCTCGCCCTCACCCACCCGACGATGCTCGCGCTGAACGCCGAGCACCGCTTCCTCACTCGCGCCGAGCCCGCCCGGGACAAGGTCGGCCTGGTCTCGGGCGGCGGTTCCGGCCACGAGCCGCTGCACGCCGGGTTCGTCGGCCCCGGGATGCTCGATGTCGCGGTCGCCGGCGCCGTCTTCGCCAGCCCGACGGCCCTGCAGGTCCTCGAGGCCACCAAGGCCGCCGATTCCGGGCGCGGCGTCGTCCAGATCGTCAAGAACTACACCGGGGACGTGCTGAACTTCCGGATCGCCGGTGAGATCACCGGGGATGACGCCCTCGACACCGAGATCGTGCTGGTCGACGACGATCTCGCCACTGACACCGGCGACGAGGACGGACCCGGTCGCCGCGGCACCGCCGCCACCGTCATCGTCGAGAAGGTGTGCGGGGCGGCCGCCGAGGAGGGCGCGAGCCTGGCCGAGGTCGCCGCGATCGGCCGCCGCGCGGCCGCGTCGGCCCGCACCATGAGCCTCGCGCTCTCTGCCGGCACCCACCCCGGCGACGAGCAGCCTCAGTTCACCCTCGGCGACGACGAGGTCGAGCTCGGCGTCGGCATCCACGGGGAGCGGGCCGCGCAGCGCGTGCCCTTCACCGATGCCGACGGTCTCACGGACCTGCTGGTCGACCCGCTGCTGGACGAGCTCGAGCTGGGGCGCGGACAGGAGGTCGTCGCGATCGTCAACGGCCTGGGCTCCACCTACCCGCTCGAGCTGAATCTCGTCGCCCGCGCCCTGCACCATCGGCTCGACGGCGCCGGCCTCACGATCAGCCGTTCGCTCGTCGGCCCCTACGTCACCAGCCTCGACATGCACGGCGTCTCGATCACGCTGATGCCGCTGGACGACGAGCTGCGCCGTCTCTGGGACGCACCCGTCCGCACCCCGGCCCTGACCTGGTAAGGAGCCCTGCCATGACCACCACCAGCACCCTGCCCGACGACTTCGGTCGCGCCTTTGTCACCCGCGTGCGCGAGGCGCTGAGCGGATCCGCCGACGCCCTCGGCGACCTCGACCGTCGCGCCGGTGACGGCGACTTCGGCACCAACATCCGCACCGCCATGACGCTGCTGAAGAAGAACGTCGAGGACGACGACCCCGACGGCTACCGCGAGTGGCTCACCGCGCTGTACATGGCCTGGCTGGGCGTCGGCGGCACCAGCGGCCCCCTGTTCGGCATGTTCTTCCGCGACCTCGCCAAGGCTGCCGATGCGCAGTCCCCGGGAACCGGGGGCGGCGACCCGGCCTCGGAACAGGGTGGCCCCACTCCTGCGCAGTTCGGCGACGCCCTGGCTGCCGGGCAGGCCACCGTGCAGAAGTACGGGGAGGCGAAGGTCGGCGACAAGACCATGGTCGACGCCCTCGACCCGGCCGTGGCCGCGCTGCGCGAGGCGCTCGAGGCGGGGAAGGATGCAGCCGCCGCGTTCGGTGCCGCCGAGCAGGCCGCCGTCGACGCCGCAAGATCCACCGCCGAGACCACCGCCCGCCGGGGACGGGCCAGCTACGTCGGCGAGGCCTCGGAGGGAGTCATCGATCCCGGTGCCGCCGCGATGGCACTGGTCATCGGCGCTTCCCGGGCCGCGGCAGAGGGGACGGAGACGGTCGAGACCTCCTGGATCGCCTGAGGCGGCGCTCGCCCCGGTCCGGCCTGGCCGCGTCTCGACCTCTCGGCCCCGGCCTGCCCCTCGGCCCCGGCCTGATCTCACGGCTCCGGCCAGCTCCCTCAACCGAGATCGACATGGGGACCACTTTGTGGCCGGGAACGTGGTCCCCATGTCGATCTCGATGTGGGGCCCGCGTCCGGGCCCGCGTCCGGAGCCGAACCCGCCTCCGTTGCCGCGCAGCGGGTGAGCGTGCGAGTGGCGACCTGACGCACGGACCGGGCCGCGGGCCGGTGAGCGGCGCTGGTAGTTTCGTCTGCCGTGCCCGACCTCGCCTCCCAGATCCCCGCCCTCGCCACGGCCACCTGGCTGCTGGTGGCGGTGGGTGCCTTCGTCGTCGGCCTGTCGAAGACGGCGATGCCCGGGGGAGGAACCATCGCCGTCGGACTGTTCGCCCTGGCCCTGCCCGCCAAGGAGTCCACCGCCGCACTGCTGCTCCTGCTCATGGTGGGCGATGCGACCGCGCTGTGGGTCTACCGGCGCGAACCCGACGTGCGCACCCTGGTGCGGCTGATCCCCAGCGTGCTGATCGGCGTCGTGCTCGGCACGATCTTCTTCGCGACCGTCGGCGGCGAGACCGTGCGCACCACCATCGGCGTGATCCTGCTGGCCCTGATCGCCGTGACCGTCTGGCGTCGTCGGGCCGCCCGGATCAAGGCCCTGGCGCCTGAGGCCGCGCAGCCGTCGGCGGGCGAAACGGGCACGGGAGCAGCCGCGACCAGTTCGGCCGAGGACCACCCGGCGAGGACACAACCGCCGCCCTCCCGACTCTCCACCGCGCTCAGCCGTGCTGCGTACGGGGCGCTGGGAGGCTTCACCACGATGGTCGCCAACGCGGGCGGGCCGGTGATGTCGATGTACTTCTACGCGATGCGGATGCCGGTGCTGACGTTCCTGGGGACCTCCGCCTGGTTCTTCGCGATCGTCAACGTGCTCAAACTGCCGTTCTCCGCGGGCCTCGGTCTGATCACGCGGGACACGCTGGTCATGGACGTGATGCTGGTGCCGATCGTCCTGATCGGCGCCTTCTGCGGTGCGAAGATCGCCCGACGGATCCCGCAGCGGGTGTTCGAGACCGCGGTGCTGGTGCTCACCGTCGGCTCCGCCCTCGCCCTGCTGCTGATCTGAGCACTCAGGATCCGGCGAGGGTCGCCCGGGCGGCCTGCTCGCCGATCCGCGCGAAGACGTCCATCAGCTCCGGAGGATCGAGCACCTCGACGGCCGCTCCCAGCGCGAGCAGATGCATCGCGATCCAATCCAGGTCGTCGGCGCCGGCGCTTAGGAGGCAGGTCTCCTCGCTCTCTGGCGTGACGGTCGCCGTCCGTGGCGGGACCCGGTGGGCGATCTCCTCGTAGGGCGCGTGCAGGCGCACCGTCGCCTTCTGCGGGTAGGCGCCGTGGGTGATGGAGGCGCGCACGGTGGCCTCGATGTCCGGGGTCGGGCGCGGGGTGATGCGGAAAGTGCTCGGATGCACCGCGTGCATCCGGTCCAGCCGGAAGGTGCGCCAGTCCTCGCGGTCGAGGTCCCAGGCGAACAGGTACCAGTGCCCGTCGATCGAGACCACCCGGCGGGGTTCGAGACGGCGTTCGAAGCGTTCGCCGTCACCGCGCTCGTAGTCCACCCGCACCCGCAGGGCGTCGCGCACGGCTGTGGCCAGGGCGAGCAGGACCTCCGACCGGGCGGCGGGCACGGGACGGGCGACCACTCCCATCGCGTCGGCCACCGCGGTGACCTCCGAGCGGACCTCCGGCGGCAGGACCCGGTCCAGGGCGGCGAGCGCGCGCAGGGCGTCGGCGTCGAGCCCCTCGAGACCGGAGGTGGCGGTCAGGCGCAGGCCGACGGCGACCGCGACGGCCTCGCGCGCGCCGAGCAGCAGCGGCGGCAGCTCCCTGCCCGCGCCGAGCTGGTAGCCGCCGCCGTGGCCGGCCGACGTCAGCACCGGGTACCCCATCTCGCGCAGCCGGTCGACGTCGCGCCGCACCGTCCGCACCGTCACGGCCAGCTCGGCGGCCAGCTCCGGGCCTGTCCAGACGGTGCGCGACTGCAGCAGCGCGAGCAATCGCAGGGCTCTCGTGGTCACGTCGCTCATGGGTGACAGTCTGTCCCACTTTGAGGACAGAATCTGTCCGCCTGGCTCGGAAGAGTGTGATCCGACAGCACGGACGACGGCCGACCGGCCCGGTCCCTCAGCGGCTGCACGGAGGATGCTCGCCGTGCACGCACCGATCGAAGGAGAGCATGATGCCGTTCCTGACCGCACAGACCACCGATGAGCTCGACAGCCTCGCGACCTTCGCCGGCCAGCAGCTCGACCAGATCGCGACCACCCTCCATGGGCTGAGCCCCGAGCAGATCCGTCAGGTCCCGACCGCCTCGGCGATGAGCCTCGGCGCGCTCGCGCGTCACGCCATCCTCATCACGGAGGGTGCGGTGGCGCATATCGCCGCCGCGCCGGAGGAGGGCAGCGAGCCCGAGCGCACGCCGGCCCAGTACGAGGCCGAGGGCACCATCTCCCCCGAGGCCGTGCGGGAGGAGGACACTGCGGAGTCGCTCATCGCCGAGCTCCACCAGGCCGGGGAGCGACTCGGCGCGGTCCTCCGCGCTGCGGATCCGGAGACGGAGGGGCCGTACCCCGACCAGCCCTGGTTCGAGGGGCGGCAGCTGTGGAGCGTGCGCTGGTACGCCCTCCACCAGATCGAGGAGAACGCCCGACACGCCGGGCATGCCGACATCCTGCGCGAGAGCATCGACGGCAAGGGTGCCTATGAGCTCAACGCCCTGGCCGACGGACAGGAGTGGCCGCCCGCGGGGTGGTGACCCACCGGCGAGACCGGACCCGGCTCGATCCGACTCCATCCTGATCGACCACGAGTGATCCCTGTCGATCCGGTCCGTCTTCCCCGATGACATCCGGGCGCGGAGATCGCGCCACAGGAAGAACCCGCACGCTCACGAGAACCAGGAGTTACGCCATGACCAGCAGCGACACCCCCACCACGCCCGACCTCGCCCCGGGAAAGGATGGTGACCTGCCCACCGTGCTCCTCGACCAGATCGAGTACCACGTCCGTGAGCACCTCCGGCCGCGCCTGGAGGGGCTGAGCGACGAGGAGTACTTCTACGACCCGACCCCGGACGGCTCCGCCTGGACCGTCCACCCGCGCGTGTCCGAGGGGCAGGCCCCGCCCACCGCGATCCAGGGCGGCGCCGGGGACGTGGTCATCGACTTCGAGTTCCCCGAGCCCGACCCGACCCCGCTGACCACCATCGCGTGGCGGCTGGGGCACATCATCGTCGGGGTCCTCGGCGCGAGGAGCCACTCGCATTTCGGTGGCCCGCCCGCGGACTACATGACCTGGAGCTACGCCGCCACCGCGGCGGAGGCCCTGGAGCAGTTCGACGCGGAGTACGAGCGGTGGATCGCCGGGGTGCGCTCCTGGAACGAGGAGGACCTGCAGGTTGCCGTCGGCGAGGCGGAGGGACCGTGGGCCGAGTACTCCCGCGCCACCCTCGTCGCTCACATCCACCGCGAGCTCATCCATCACCTCGCCGAGATCGCACTGCTGCGGGACCTGTGGGCGCATCGGGCGTGAAACGCCCGACGGCATCCCCGCAAGCACCGAGCTCGGACGTGCGGGGATGCCGTCGGTCAGCCAGGTCGCCCCGGAGGTCGTACTCCGTGGGCGCCGGTGAGGCCCCTGAAGGAAACGACCGCCAGGCCCCCGCGGTCACGCCGGGCGCGCCCCCGCTCCCGTCCGCGACCACCGCGCCACCAGCAGATGCAGCGGGAGCGTGAGGGCGAGGACCGCCGCCGTGATCAGCGGGAGGTGGCCCGGGGTGAGGCCTGTCGCCAGGGCGAGCCCGCCGACGCCGCCGCCGAGAGCGCTGCCCAGCGAGATCGCGCTCGCGTTCAGGGCCATGACCACGGCGACCGACGCCGGAGCCATCCCTGCCAGTCGGGCCTGCTGCGGGACCGCGTGGCCGCCGTTGCCGATGCCCGCCAGCAGGAACCAGACCACGCTCAGCACCGCCACCGCCATCGGGGCTGCGAGCGAGAGTGCGAGTGCTCCGAAGAGCGCATCGACCAGCAGGGCCGTGAGGATCACGGTGAGCACGCGCACGGGGGAGTAGCGGTCCACCAGCCGCCCCGTGACGGCGTTGCCGAGCATGCTCGCCAGCCCGTAGCCGCACATGATCACGATCATCATCCAGCCGGCTCGATGCGTGGGCTGCAGGATCAGCACGGCATAGGTGAAGCAGGTGTAGCTCGCGCACAGCACTCCGGTGGAGACCAGCAGACCTGCCACCAGGCGGGGCTGGGCCAGCGGGCGCAGGCGAGCACCGAGGGAGGAGGAGGGATAGCGCAGCGGCGGCAGGCGCAGACCGATCCCCAGCAGGGCGATCGCGCCGACGACGGAGACGAGCACCAGGGGCAGGCGCCAGCTGGACTGGCCCAGGATCAGCCCGACGGGGACCCCGAGCGCGGTGGCGGTCATCCACCCGCCGAGGACGAACGACAGCGCCCGCCCGCGGTGGCGCTCGGGGACCAGGTGGACCACGTACCCCGTCACCGCCGCCCCAAGGAGGCAGGCACCGAGCGCCGCGAGCACTCGCCCGCCCAGGGCCAGTGAGTAGCTCGGGGCGATCGCGGTGAGCAGGTTGCCGAGGACGAAGGTCGTCAGCGCGACCATGATGGTGCGGCGCTGCTCCCACCCGCTGGTGGTCGCCCCGAGCACCGGACCGGCGACGGCCGAGGTGAGGGCGAAGGCCGAGACCAGCTGCCCGGCCAGGGCCGCGGTGACCTCGAGATCCGAGGCGATGTCCGGCAGCAGACCGGCCAGGACGTATCCGTCGATGCCGGTGGTGAAGGTCGCGACCGCGAGCCAGATCAGGGTGCGGTACGGGACCCCGGGCGGCGATGCCGGAACGGGCGCCCCGCGCTGAGCGTCGCCGGGCGCGCCACCGGGTGGGTCAGAGGGGGTCACGAGGCGAGGGCCTCTCTCTCGGTGGGCGCCGAGGAATCGACGTGGGAGCCCCAGAGAAGGGGCCCCAGGACCGATGATGCGCGAAACATCGGTCCTGGGGCCGCATCATCGAGGCGCGCGCCGGAGCCGGGTCAGAGGCTGATGACGTCCGCGACCTGACCGGTCTTCGAGGACTCGTAGGCCGCGAGGATCACTCCGAGCACGCTGACGCCCTCGACCTGGTTGTTCAGCGGACGCCCGCCGGTGGTGAGTACGTCGACGAAGTGCGCGATCTCGGCGGCGAAGGTGTCGACCTGCTCGTGCTCGAAGACCTGCACCTCCTCGCCGCGCAGCTGCACCTTCAGGGTCGAGCCGTCCGAGCTGAGCGAGCCCTTCTCGCCGACGGCGGAGAACCGGTCGGTCCCGGGTGCGGCCGCATAGGCCCACGAGGTGACCATCTGACCCACCGCGCCGTTGTCGAAGCGCACCAGCACCTGCGCCGAGTCCTCGCCCTCCATGAACTTCAGGCGGTGGGTCGAGAGCATCGCGAAGGCGCTGACCGGGGTCGCACCGGCCAGGTGCAGCATCAGGTAGGTGGGGTGGTAGCCGGTGTCGATCAGCTCGCCGCCGCCGGAGGTGGCCGTGACCCCGCGCCAGCCCATCGACTCCGGGTCGAAGTCGTTGAAGAAGGAGTCCGTGGTGCGGACCTCGTAGACCTGACCCAGGGCGCCGGAGTCGATGACCTCCTTGGCCTTGGCCACGGCCGGCATGAACAGCTGGTTGTGGGCGCACATGAGGGTCACGCCGGACTTCTCGATCACCTTGGAGACCGTCGTGGCCTCCTCGGGGGTCAGGCACAGCGGCTTCTCGCACAGGATGTGCTTGCCGGCCTCGGCGGCCGCGACGATGGCGGGGGTGTGCAGGTGGTGGGGCAGGCAGATGTCGACAGCGTCGACGTTCGGATCCTTCACCATCTCGGTGAAGTCGCTGTAGCCCGTCGCCCCGGTCTCCTCGACGCGCGCGGCGAGGGTCTCCTCGCTGGCGTCGGCGATCGCGGCGATCGTGACGCGGTCGGGGATCTGGGCGTAGCCCTTCAGGTGGGCGTTGGCGATGCCGCCGCCGCCGATGATGCCGATGCGGACGGGGGACTGGATGGTGCTGGTCATGGGGGTTCTCCTCGGAAAGGTGGAGCGGGTGAGTTCGGGGTGTTCGCGGGTCGGGGTCAGCGGCACCTGGCACGTGGGAAGCACCGGGTGACGCAGGGTGCGTGGAACGTGCGGCCGTCGCCTCGGGCGCCGTCCGGCCTCAGGCGGCGGCGGTGTTGGCGGCGATGACCAGTGCGGTCAGCGCCCGGGCACGCTCGAGGTTCTCGGTGGTCTCCTCGCCGCTGTGGATCGCCTGGACCCATTGGGCGAAGGGATTCGGGGCGTCGGCCGGGACCTCGACGGGGGCGGGCCCGTCACCGGTGTCCAGGACCATGCCGCCATCGGCGCCGAGCCCGTGGGTCAGGGTGCCTGCGGTGCCCTGGACCTCGATGGAGAAGGGGCTGGAGGGGGTCACGAAGCCGGTCTCGACGACGCCGATCGCCCCGTCGGGGCTGGTCACGGTGACGACCGCATTGTCCTCGACGCCGCGGCCGGTCATGTCGGTGTAGGTGGCCGAGGCGACCGTGACGTCGGTGCCCAGGATCAGCTGGGTGAGATAGGCGGGATGGGCGGCGAGGTCGCTGAACGCCCCGCCGACGGCCTCGGCCGGATCGTAGAAGCGGGCCGGAAGCCAGTCGCCGGTCGAGCCGTTGTGGGCCAGGCGCACCCGCGAGTAGCTCAGCCGGCCCAGGGTGCCGGCCTCGAGCACCTCCCGCAACGCCACGGTGTACCCGTGGGCCAGGCGCGGCAGCGACACGGTGACCTGCACGCCCGCGGCGCGAGCGGCCGCCAGCAGCTCATCGCACTCCGCAAGATCGGGGGCCAGCAGCTTCTCGGTGAACACGTGCTTGCCGGCGGCGATGACCTTGCCGATCACCTCGCGGTGCACGGTGGTCGCGGTGGTGATGGTGACGCCGTCGAGGTCCTCGCGGGCCAGCAGGGCATCGAGGTCGGGCACGAACTCGACGCCGACCTTCTCGGCGAGAGCCTTCCCGCGCTCGCCGTCGTCGTCCCAGACGGCGACCAGCTCGGTGTCGGGGTGGTTCTGGGCTTCTCTCGCATACTCCTCGGCATGGACATGCCAGGCGGACAGGGCAGCGATGCGCAGCGGTGCGGACACGAATCCTCACGATCCAGGGTCGGGGGAGCGGCGTGCCCGCAGGACTTACGGCCGCGAAATTGGTGTGAACCAGCCTACAGAGAATCCGTCGGATCGCATCCCCCTGGCGCGACCTTTTTTGCCAAGGCTTAACCGCTTCTGGCTGGGCGATTGAGCGAGAGCGCTGCTCTTTGTGTGGTGGCGGGGGTGCGGTGCCGCGAGCGGATCAGCAGGTGGCGCCTCGATTCGCCCGGCCACTTCCGTCGCCGTCCAACCCGGGAACCCGGCCGCCGGTGCCGGGATTCAGGATGCTACGTCGGGGAGCGTAGCGGAGGTGTCGTCCGCCGACCGACGCCGCGCGTCGCGGGGACGGGCAGTCTCGGGAGCACGTACCCACCGAGGAGGACACCACCATGAACACACTGACCCACGGACTGACCGAGATCGTCGTCGCCGGCGGCGAGCAGGGGCCCTGGATGGACGGCGGGGGACCACCCTTCCCGTTCTTCCTCATCCCGCTGTTCTGGCTGCTGGTCGTGATCGCCGTGGTCCTGACCGTCGTGCTCGGCCGTCGCCGTCGCGAGATCGCGGCAGGACGACGGGCCGGGGAGAGGCGCCTGGCCGAACGGTACGCCGAGGGGGCGATCGACGAGGACGAGTTCCGCGCCCGTCGCGCGGTGCTGCGCGAGAAGTGAGCCCTGACGCTCGGGAGGGGGTCGGCGGCTCTGCCCGAGGACCCTCTCTCGAGCGTGTCCGCCTCGCCCTGCTCAGGCCACCCCGGACTGGTAGGCGAACACCACGAGCTGGGCGCGATCGCGGGCCCCCAGCTTGATCATCGCCCGGCTGACGTGCGTGCGGGCGGTCGCGGGGGAGACCACCAGACGCTCGGCGATCTCCTGGTTGTTGAGGCCTTCCGCCGCGAGCGCCACGACCTCCCGCTCCCGCTCGGTGAGCTCGCCGAGCCGTGGGTGCGGGTTCGCCCGCCGCGGCGCCCGGCGCGTGAACTCCCGGATCAGGGTCCGCGTGACCGTCGGCGCGAGCAGGGCCCCGCCCTCGGCGACGATGGCGATCGCCTCGACCAGATCCGCCGGTGGTGCGGTCTTGAGCAGGAATCCGCTCGCCCCGTCACGCAGCGCCTCGAACACGTACTCGTCGAGCTCGAAGGTGGTCAGGACGATCACCCGCGTGTGCTCGAGATCCGGATGCGCGAGGATCCGCCGCGTCGCCTCGAGCCCGTCGATCCCGGGCATCCGGATGTCCATGAGGACGACGTCCGGGCGCGTCCGCGCGGCCTCCTCCACGG from Brachybacterium sacelli includes the following:
- a CDS encoding aldo/keto reductase, which produces MQHRTPSRLGRPLSVIGQGCWQIGADWGEVSDDSANAVLDAALDAGVNFFDTADVYGDGRSERLVGAMRERAGSLSAPLFLATKASRRADPFAPESFTEKNLRSWVERSRQNLASDTLDLVQLHCPPPAVYRDDRVFDVLDTLVDEQKIAAWGVSVETCEEALISLEREHLASLQIILNPFRLKPLEAVVPQACEKGVAVIARVPLASGLLTGKFSPQTTFAADDHRTFNRRGEAFDQGETFSGVEYGTGLEAVARLEHALRWEMPLPEASLRWILAQDGVTAAIPGASSGEQARRNAAAGSAPTDAQQEILARFDEAVRETYDELLRESIHSRW
- a CDS encoding histidine phosphatase family protein — encoded protein: MRLLLIRHGQTPNNVLGALDTARPGAGLTELGREQARAVPEVLAAERIAALHVSALVRTQQTAAPLAAERGLTAQVTEGLEEISAGDHEMGRAHESVAAYQENLVRWGDSDFDHAIPSGEDGHTFFGRYSSALRAIAAEHPEDATVAVVSHGAAIRIYATIAAGLPLETLDDQPLYNTGMVVLTGHPDRGWELSTWINDPVGGAQLRGDTSHDVTADDTTDAVGTETQDYTSTSE
- a CDS encoding dihydroxyacetone kinase subunit DhaK codes for the protein MRRSILNDPDELIPQALEGLALTHPTMLALNAEHRFLTRAEPARDKVGLVSGGGSGHEPLHAGFVGPGMLDVAVAGAVFASPTALQVLEATKAADSGRGVVQIVKNYTGDVLNFRIAGEITGDDALDTEIVLVDDDLATDTGDEDGPGRRGTAATVIVEKVCGAAAEEGASLAEVAAIGRRAAASARTMSLALSAGTHPGDEQPQFTLGDDEVELGVGIHGERAAQRVPFTDADGLTDLLVDPLLDELELGRGQEVVAIVNGLGSTYPLELNLVARALHHRLDGAGLTISRSLVGPYVTSLDMHGVSITLMPLDDELRRLWDAPVRTPALTW
- a CDS encoding nucleoside deaminase; this translates as MTWTPTADDDRRFLSLAIEQARKSWDEGGVPIGAVLVHDGEVLAAGHNQRVQKDSAIFHGETDTIEKAGRLRASVYRESVLYTTLSPCIMCSGTALLYEIPRIVVGENRTFEMAESLLRERGVTVDVLDDPECIALMERMIAERPEIWSEDIGVEAAELGGQAKSQQR
- the codB gene encoding cytosine permease, which translates into the protein MTAADVRDGADEPPVDPDYPVTPVPRSARRGVVSISVVLIGFTVFAPTLMAGASIGAAFRFSEFLAVLAVGSVVLGAYVAAIGFLGARTGLTTVVMSRYTFGTAGSKVVSLLLGGTQIGWYGVAVGSIGQMTALAFGWESTWAPALVMIAVSILMMLTALYGYEGMYWVSLISTPLILILAFWITGKALAEVGGVSGLFDIAPTTTMSWAAAVTTVVGTFASAGTQAANWTRFARRGRDAVIACAMGFVIGNGLMVFFGAVSALAFGEGDFTSLLLGMGMIGWGLFFLFGNLWKSNADAAYAFGVAGAEIASSTRKGPFIMGGVAIGTVLALTGVESHIVGYLSLLGVLIPPLGGVLIGDWIARWRRGQPALETLTEKVRWQAIVPYVLGSLSAWVSNEFGIGIAPLNGIVVALVLAWVFEIRSARS
- a CDS encoding DAK2 domain-containing protein yields the protein MTTTSTLPDDFGRAFVTRVREALSGSADALGDLDRRAGDGDFGTNIRTAMTLLKKNVEDDDPDGYREWLTALYMAWLGVGGTSGPLFGMFFRDLAKAADAQSPGTGGGDPASEQGGPTPAQFGDALAAGQATVQKYGEAKVGDKTMVDALDPAVAALREALEAGKDAAAAFGAAEQAAVDAARSTAETTARRGRASYVGEASEGVIDPGAAAMALVIGASRAAAEGTETVETSWIA